Below is a window of Streptomyces sp. WMMB303 DNA.
TCACACACCCGCGTGTGCCACTGCACCGCGGTATTGTCCCATTTGTCCGCACTCCAACTGGCCGGGCTCAGCACCGAGCCGCACTGCACCGGCGGGCGCCTCGCACCTTCCCCGTCCACGGCAGCGGCGTCCCGCGCCTCGATGCCGGTCCACAGCGACAGCCCGGCGGCAACGAGGAAGCCCGCCGCGACGAGCAGCCAGATCAGCGCGGGATGTCCGCCGAGGGGAGCCCGCCACTGTGCGGGGGCTCTCGCCGCTTCGCCGTCCAACTGCAGATGCGCGTGCTCCGCACGCATCGACTTCTCGAATCGCATGAGTCCCCCTGCACGGCGTCCGACGAGTGCCGGGAGCGTACTGCATCGGGGAATCGCGGCCCCTGTCGGCGCCCTGCCGTACGGGAGGCCCCCTCCACGGCAGGGGGCCTCCCGAACGCTGCGGGCATCAGGGCACCCCGGCACTCCGCAACCGGGCTCGGACGTCAGCCCTCGGTGGGCTCCAGCCGCAGGGAGAGGGAGTTGATGCAGTACCGCTGGTCGGTTGGGGTCGGGTAGCCCTCGCCCTCGAAGACGTGGCCCAGGTGGGAGCCGCAGCGGGCGCAGCGCACCTCTGTGCGGACCATGCCCATGGAGCGGTCGGTCAGCAGCTCGACGGCGTCCGAGTCCGCCGGGTCGTAGAAGCTGGGCCAGCCGCAGTGGGAGGCGAACTTGGTTCCGGAGCGGAACAGCTCGGCGCCGCAGGCCCGGCAGGAGTAGACACCGGTGGTCTCGGTGTCGGTGTACTCCCCGGTGAAGGGACGCTCCGTACCGGCCTCGCGCAGCACCTGGTACTCCTCGGGCGTCAGCTCCGCGCGCCACTGCTCCTCGGTCTTGTCGATCTCGTAGGCCATCTCGGCTCCTCAGCGCTGTTCGGGATACGGGCCCGGAGCGGGCCGTGCGGACGTGAGCGTCATTCGGCGAGCCGGGCGAGAATCCGCGGACCCAGCTCCGTGACGTCACCCGCGCCCATGGTGAGAACGAGATCGCCGGGCTCCGCCATTCCCACGACCGCCTCGACCGCCTCGTCCGGGGTGGCCATGGGCCGCACGGCGGCGCCCGCCGCCTGCGCCGCGTCGGTGATCAGCGTGCTGGTCACGCCCGGGATGGGGTCCTCGCGCGCCGGGTAGATCGGCAGCACGACCGAGCCGTCGGCCAGCGACAGCGCCTCTCCCATCTCCTTGCCGAGTTCCTGGGTGCGGCTGAAGAGGTGCGGCTGGAAGACCACCAGTACCCGGCCGTCCTCCGCGCCGCCGCGGATGGCCTCCAGGTCGGCGGTCATCTCGGTGGGGTGGTGGGCGTAGGAATCGATCACCTGGACGCCGCCGGTGAGCCCCTTGAGCTGGAGGCGGCGCTTGACGCCGGTGTAGGAGCCCAGCGCGCGTCCCAGCTCCGCGGCGGGCACGCCGAGCGCCGCACCCGCCGTGAGCGCTGCCACCGCGTTGAGCGCGTAGTGGTTGCCGGGCACCGAGACGTCGAAAGTGAGCTCCTCGCCGTCGAGTACGACGGTGACCTCGCTGGCCAGCCCCCTCGGTGTGATCTTGGGGACCCGTACGTCGGCGTCCTCGGCGACGCCGTAGGTGCGGATGGTGAGCGCGCGGTCGCGTGGGGTGGCGCGCAGCCTGCGGACCAGTTCCCGCGCCCCGTCGTGGTCGGCGGAGACCACGAGGGTGCCGCCGTCCACCACGCGCTCCACGAACGTCTCGAAGGAGGTGTAGATCTCCTCCATGGAGGCGTAATTGGCGTGGTGGTCGAGCTCCACGTTGAGGACGATGGCGACCTCGGGCAGGTATTTGTGGAAGCTGCGGTCGCTCTCGTCCGCCTCCGCGACGAAGATCTCCCCGGTGCCCTGGTGCGCATTGGAACCGGGCCCCTCCAGATCGCCGCCGATCGCGTACGAGGGGTCCAGGCCCAGGTCGGCGAGGCTGACGGCGAGCATCGAGGTGGTGGTCGTCTTGCCGTGCGTGCCGGCCACGGCCAGCGGCCGCAGCCCCGCCATCAGCGCGGCCAGCGCGTCGGCGCGGTGCAGCACCGGGAGCCCGCGCCGGTTCGCCTCGACCAACTCGGGGTTGTCCTCGCGGATCGCGCTGGAGACGACCACCGTCGTGGCGTCCGGCGCCAGGTGCGCGGTGGCGTGCCCCACATGGACGGTCACCCCGAAGCCGCGCAGCGCGTCGGCCGTCGCGGACTCGCGTGCGTCGCTGCCCGCGACCCGCGCACCGCGCACCGCCAGGATCTTCGCGATACCGGACATCCCCGCGCCGCCGATCCCGATGAAGTGCGGCCGCTCCATGGCGGAGGGGAGGGAGGGGGTGGCGGCAGCGGTCATACGGACTTCTCCTGGCTGGCTCGGGCGGGCGCCGCACACGCGCGGGCGCGGCAGACGGGGGACGGCGCAAGCCTATGCGGTGCGGGCCGCCACCTCACGTGAGCCCCGGCCGCTCCGCGCCGGGTGCGCGCCCGCGCCTCCGGGCCCGTGGGCACCGGAGGCGCGGGGGCGGCCGGGCTCACTCCTCGTTGTGCGCGAACAGCTTCAGTACCGGAACGCCCACCTTGTGCCGGGCCCGGGAGGCCCAGTCCCGGTGGAAGAACTCCTCCACCAGGTGCGGAGCGGTCAGCACGATGACCTCGTCGGCCCGGGTCTGCTCCGCGACCGACTTCAGGACGTCCAGCGGGTGGTCCTCGATGATCTGGCCGACCGCCTCGCAGCCCGCGTCTCTGAGGTGCTTGAGGGACAGCTCCAGAGCCTGCTCGGCGGGCCCGACGGCTTCTCCGCCCTCCGGCTCGTCGGCCTCGCGCACCACCTGCTCCAGTTCGCCGAGCGCGACGTCGTCCAGCGCCCGCAGCAGCCGGTCCTGGTCGCCGCGCGGTTGCAGGAGCACGACGAAGGAGACGGTCTCCTCGCCGTGCAGCGTCGTCACCATCTCGGTGTCGGCCGCCACCAGCGGCTTCTCGATCATCAGCACTGTCGTGATCACGACTGGCGCTCCTCCTCCGGTCGGAAAGAAACCCTGCGGCCCCGTACTCCCAAGGGTCCTGCGGTTGTCAGTCTGCCCAGCGACACGAAAAGCGGAACGTCTCATTCCGCAATGCTTCGCGACCGACGGTAGCGGGTGAAGAGGAATCCCTCTTCCTCCAGCACCCCCTCCAGCGCGTACGCGTCGGGGTCGGGCAGCACGGGCCCGTTCATGATCCGCGGAGCGGACCCGGCGACGACCCTGGGTGCGATGGACAGGCACAGTTCATCGAGTACCCCCGCATCGGCGAATTCCCCGAGCAAGGTGGGACCGCCCTCGGTCAACTGCCTGCGCAGCCCCCGGTCCGCGAGCAGGCCCGGCACCCGGGCCGGGTCGGCGTTGCCGCCCTCACCCGCGAAGACCACCTCCGCACCGGCCTGCCGGGCGCGCTCCACCCGGTCCGGCGGCGCGCCGCCCCCGGTGATCACCAGGGTGGGTACGACGGGCTCGGTGAACAGTGGAGCCGAGAAGTCCAGCTCCAGCCCGGCCGAGACCACGGCGATGACCGGTGCGGGCGGCTGTCCGGCGGCGGCGCGCCGCTCGGCGAAGGCCCGGCGCTGCTTGGCGGGCCGGTAGCCCTCCTGCCGCACGGTCCGGGCGCCGACGACCACCACGTCGGCGAGCGCCCGCAGCACGCCGAAGATCCGCATGTCGGCCGGCGAGGAGAGCGGCTGGGAGCGCCCGCCATGGTGGATGGCACCGTCCAGGGAGGCGACCATGTTGCCGCGCAGCCACCGCGCGGCTTCCTCGGCTCCCCCGCCCACCGGCGGATAGGCGTACTCCGCTGCGATCTCCTCGAGGCTCCACTCCGGCGCGGGGGCCGCTGCTCCGGAGGCAGGTGAGGGGGAGACCGGGGCTGTGCGGGATGGGAACAGGCGTTGCATGCGCGCAGTGTGGCACGGCGCACGCCCGGTGAGCGGCACGCCCGCAGGGGTGAGCCGACTAGCATGACAATCGTGTCAACGACCGCAGCGCACATATCCGAGGCCGGCTCCGACTCCCCCGGCGGCGCCCCCGCCGCCCTCACCGCACGCGAGCCGCACGTCCCGGCCGACCAGTTGGTGGCCGAGATGGTGCCGCCGCCGCGCTTCGACAGTGTGCGCTTCGCCACCTATCTCCCGGACCCGGCCCAACCGAGCCAGAGCGAGGCGGTCACGGTGCTCGGCGGATTCGCCGAGAGCCTCGGCGGCGCCGCGCGGACCGGCGGCAGCGGCCCCAGGCGCTGGTTCCGGCGGGCGCCGAAGCAGGCCGCCCCCGCCGGACCCCGGGGTGTGTACCTGGACGGCGGCTACGGCGTCGGCAAGACACACCTGCTCGCCTCGCTGTGGCACGCCGCACCGGCCGCCCCCGAGCGCAAGGCGTTCGGCACCTTCGTCGAGCTGACCAACCTGGTGGGCGCGCTGGGCTTCCAGCAGACCGTGCGCACCCTGGGCGACCACCAGCTGCTGTGCATCGACGAATTCGAGCTCGACGACCCCGGCGACACCGTGCTCGTCTCCAGCCTGCTGGCCAAGCTGGTGGAGAACGGTGTGGCACTGGCGGCGACCTCGAACACGCTGCCGGGCAAGCTGGGCGAGGGGCGGTTCGCCGCCGCCGACTTCCTGCGCGA
It encodes the following:
- the msrB gene encoding peptide-methionine (R)-S-oxide reductase MsrB; the encoded protein is MAYEIDKTEEQWRAELTPEEYQVLREAGTERPFTGEYTDTETTGVYSCRACGAELFRSGTKFASHCGWPSFYDPADSDAVELLTDRSMGMVRTEVRCARCGSHLGHVFEGEGYPTPTDQRYCINSLSLRLEPTEG
- the murC gene encoding UDP-N-acetylmuramate--L-alanine ligase; this encodes MTAAATPSLPSAMERPHFIGIGGAGMSGIAKILAVRGARVAGSDARESATADALRGFGVTVHVGHATAHLAPDATTVVVSSAIREDNPELVEANRRGLPVLHRADALAALMAGLRPLAVAGTHGKTTTTSMLAVSLADLGLDPSYAIGGDLEGPGSNAHQGTGEIFVAEADESDRSFHKYLPEVAIVLNVELDHHANYASMEEIYTSFETFVERVVDGGTLVVSADHDGARELVRRLRATPRDRALTIRTYGVAEDADVRVPKITPRGLASEVTVVLDGEELTFDVSVPGNHYALNAVAALTAGAALGVPAAELGRALGSYTGVKRRLQLKGLTGGVQVIDSYAHHPTEMTADLEAIRGGAEDGRVLVVFQPHLFSRTQELGKEMGEALSLADGSVVLPIYPAREDPIPGVTSTLITDAAQAAGAAVRPMATPDEAVEAVVGMAEPGDLVLTMGAGDVTELGPRILARLAE
- a CDS encoding pyrimidine reductase family protein, which gives rise to MQRLFPSRTAPVSPSPASGAAAPAPEWSLEEIAAEYAYPPVGGGAEEAARWLRGNMVASLDGAIHHGGRSQPLSSPADMRIFGVLRALADVVVVGARTVRQEGYRPAKQRRAFAERRAAAGQPPAPVIAVVSAGLELDFSAPLFTEPVVPTLVITGGGAPPDRVERARQAGAEVVFAGEGGNADPARVPGLLADRGLRRQLTEGGPTLLGEFADAGVLDELCLSIAPRVVAGSAPRIMNGPVLPDPDAYALEGVLEEEGFLFTRYRRSRSIAE
- the zapE gene encoding cell division protein ZapE, which produces MSTTAAHISEAGSDSPGGAPAALTAREPHVPADQLVAEMVPPPRFDSVRFATYLPDPAQPSQSEAVTVLGGFAESLGGAARTGGSGPRRWFRRAPKQAAPAGPRGVYLDGGYGVGKTHLLASLWHAAPAAPERKAFGTFVELTNLVGALGFQQTVRTLGDHQLLCIDEFELDDPGDTVLVSSLLAKLVENGVALAATSNTLPGKLGEGRFAAADFLREIQGLSAHFRTLRIDGEDYRHRGLPQAPEPYAEEQVTGAARRIPGASLDDFPALLGHLSRVHPSRYGALVEDVRAVCLTDLAPVPDQSTALRLVVLADRLYDREIPVLASGVPFDELFGEDMLKGGYRKKYFRAISRLTALARDGGALVGAEG